In one window of candidate division KSB1 bacterium DNA:
- a CDS encoding ATP-binding protein, producing MTTEQLLHILYDWNFWNRPIQPFVGHYRAQLDELIQALRHPEIKVLTGIRRAGKTTLMYQVMNHLMARQNPPVACLYVNFEEPAFLTTLTNELLGQIYRVYRERIYPAGQSYIFFDEIQHVPSWERWVRAEYDKKTEAQIFISGSNSSLMQSEYSSLLTGRNLSFQIRPFDFREFLKVRAGIGSEPDADYFSLARQKTEIKFQLVEYLKWGGFPATLGREEPEKKQLLKQYFDDIINKDIIARHQIRETFGLKRLAAYLMQNTGNLLSLSALQKSVMLNKDTNKEFLSYFEDAYLLYQALFFSYSSKNSMSYSRKIYACDPGLRNAVSYSFTKDWGRLAKNQVYLKLRDDYEQVFYWKQSNEVDFVAVQGNRLLPIQVCYSDAIPEREFKGLARFMNEFKVSESLLISEDKYGEEKIAEGKIHIVPLWYFLMK from the coding sequence ATGACCACTGAACAACTCCTACACATTCTTTATGATTGGAATTTCTGGAATCGGCCGATTCAACCTTTTGTCGGCCATTATCGTGCCCAGTTGGATGAACTCATTCAGGCACTCAGGCATCCAGAAATTAAGGTGCTCACCGGGATTCGCCGCGCCGGAAAAACGACCCTGATGTATCAGGTCATGAATCATCTTATGGCTCGGCAAAATCCGCCTGTGGCCTGTCTCTATGTTAATTTTGAAGAGCCGGCATTTCTCACCACGTTAACGAACGAACTGTTGGGACAGATCTATCGTGTCTACCGGGAAAGAATTTATCCCGCCGGGCAGAGCTATATTTTTTTTGACGAAATTCAACACGTCCCGAGTTGGGAGAGGTGGGTGCGCGCTGAATATGACAAAAAAACCGAGGCGCAAATTTTTATCTCCGGATCTAATTCTTCACTGATGCAATCCGAATATTCAAGTTTGCTCACAGGAAGAAATTTGAGTTTTCAAATTCGCCCGTTCGACTTTCGGGAGTTTTTGAAAGTGCGAGCCGGCATCGGCAGCGAACCCGACGCCGATTATTTTTCACTGGCGCGCCAAAAAACGGAAATTAAATTTCAGCTTGTCGAGTATCTGAAATGGGGCGGTTTTCCGGCGACGCTCGGGCGCGAAGAGCCGGAAAAGAAGCAATTGCTTAAACAGTATTTCGACGATATCATCAACAAAGATATCATTGCCCGTCATCAGATTCGCGAGACTTTTGGCTTAAAACGGCTGGCGGCTTATCTGATGCAAAACACCGGAAATTTGTTGAGCTTGAGTGCCTTGCAAAAAAGCGTCATGCTCAACAAAGACACGAACAAAGAGTTCTTGAGTTATTTTGAAGATGCGTATTTGCTCTATCAAGCGCTTTTTTTCTCTTATTCCTCGAAAAATTCCATGAGCTATAGTCGCAAGATTTATGCTTGTGACCCCGGCTTGCGTAACGCCGTGTCATATTCATTTACCAAAGATTGGGGGCGTTTGGCGAAAAATCAGGTTTATCTCAAGTTGCGCGATGATTACGAACAGGTTTTTTACTGGAAACAAAGCAATGAAGTCGACTTCGTGGCTGTACAGGGCAATCGTCTACTGCCTATTCAAGTTTGTTATAGTGACGCCATACCCGAACGCGAGTTTAAAGGCCTGGCACGGTTTATGAACGAATTCAAGGTTTCCGAGAGCTTGCTGATCAGCGAGGATAAATATGGCGAAGAGAAAATAGCGGAAGGGAAAATTCATATTGTGCCGTTATGGTACTTTCTCATGAAATAA